Proteins encoded within one genomic window of Streptomyces sp. NBC_00523:
- a CDS encoding amino acid ABC transporter ATP-binding protein, translating into MSGVSVTKGAEDAAPAPAGDLVVLSNVNKHFGALHVLQDIDLTIARGEVVVVIGPSGSGKSTLCRTINRLETIDSGAITIDGKPLPAEGKELARLRADVGMVFQSFNLFAHKTVLENVMLGQLKVRKTDKKAAEDKARSLLDRVGVGTQADKYPSQLSGGQQQRVAIARALAMDPKVMLFDEPTSALDPEMINEVLEVMQQLAREGMTMVVVTHEMGFARSAANRVVFMADGKIVEEATPDQFFSNPRSDRAKDFLSKILHH; encoded by the coding sequence ATGAGCGGAGTTTCAGTGACCAAGGGCGCCGAGGACGCTGCACCCGCGCCCGCCGGCGATCTGGTTGTGCTGAGCAACGTCAACAAGCACTTCGGCGCGCTGCATGTGCTCCAGGACATCGACCTGACGATCGCCCGCGGCGAGGTCGTGGTCGTCATCGGGCCGTCCGGGTCCGGTAAGTCCACGCTGTGCCGCACGATCAACCGCTTGGAGACGATCGACTCGGGCGCGATCACGATCGACGGGAAGCCGTTGCCCGCGGAGGGCAAGGAGCTGGCGCGGCTGCGTGCCGATGTCGGCATGGTCTTCCAGTCGTTCAATCTCTTCGCCCACAAGACGGTCCTCGAGAACGTGATGCTCGGGCAGCTGAAGGTCCGCAAGACGGACAAGAAGGCGGCCGAGGACAAGGCGCGTTCGCTGCTCGACCGGGTGGGCGTCGGTACGCAGGCCGACAAGTACCCCTCCCAGCTCTCCGGCGGCCAGCAGCAGCGCGTCGCGATCGCCCGGGCCCTGGCGATGGACCCGAAGGTCATGCTCTTCGACGAGCCGACCTCGGCTCTCGACCCGGAGATGATCAACGAGGTGCTGGAAGTCATGCAGCAGCTCGCCCGCGAGGGCATGACGATGGTCGTCGTCACCCACGAGATGGGCTTCGCGCGCTCGGCGGCGAACCGGGTCGTCTTCATGGCGGACGGAAAGATCGTCGAAGAGGCCACGCCCGACCAGTTCTTCAGCAACCCGCGCAGTGACCGGGCCAAGGACTTCCTGTCGAAGATCCTTCACCACTGA
- a CDS encoding response regulator transcription factor has product MRLLLVEDDNHVAAALSAILARHGFQVVHARSGDEALQALLPTDTEPFGVVLLDLGLPDQDGYEVCGKIRKRSSVPVIMVTARADVRSRIHGLNLGADDYVTKPYDTGELLARIHAVSRRKASNEDTVSTPVAALRLGHVSIELPTRRVSVDGTEVQLTRKEFDLLALLAQRPGVVFRREQIISEVWRTSWEGTGRTLEVHVASLRSKLRLPALIETVRGVGYRLVSPSA; this is encoded by the coding sequence ATGAGACTGCTGCTCGTCGAGGACGACAACCACGTCGCCGCCGCCCTGTCCGCGATTCTCGCCCGGCACGGCTTCCAGGTCGTCCACGCCCGCAGCGGCGACGAGGCCCTGCAGGCGCTCCTGCCCACCGACACCGAGCCCTTCGGCGTCGTGCTCCTCGACCTCGGCCTTCCCGACCAGGACGGCTACGAGGTGTGCGGCAAGATCCGCAAGCGCAGTTCCGTGCCGGTGATCATGGTCACCGCCCGCGCCGACGTACGCTCCCGCATCCACGGACTCAACCTCGGCGCCGACGACTACGTGACCAAGCCGTACGACACCGGCGAGCTGCTGGCCCGTATCCACGCCGTCAGCCGGCGGAAGGCGAGCAACGAGGACACCGTGTCCACACCCGTCGCGGCGCTGCGCCTGGGGCACGTCAGCATCGAGCTGCCCACCCGCCGGGTCAGCGTCGACGGCACGGAGGTGCAGCTCACCCGCAAGGAGTTCGACCTGCTCGCGCTCCTCGCCCAGCGCCCCGGAGTGGTCTTCCGCCGCGAACAGATCATCAGCGAGGTGTGGCGCACCAGCTGGGAGGGAACGGGCCGCACGCTGGAGGTGCACGTCGCCTCGCTCCGGTCCAAGCTGCGGCTGCCCGCCCTGATCGAGACGGTGCGCGGGGTCGGCTACCGCCTCGTCTCCCCGTCCGCGTAA
- a CDS encoding sensor histidine kinase, translating into MRTRLLPLLIVLMASVLLALGFPLAVSVAAAEQQRVVIDRIDDTARFAALAQFITERTSGYDERRRTLQTELETYNSVYGIRAGVFYRDDSAMAKAPDTWRLPVEGEGRAAFSEALLGRRSHDPPQVWPWQNGRVVVASPVVRDGDVIAVVVIDSPTGQMRGDTIRGWLLIAAGEAVAMLVAVGAAIRLTGWVLLPVETLDAAAHDIASGRMRSRVAASGGPPELRRLARSFNEMADNVEDVLEQQRAFVADASHQLRNPLAALLLRIELLALELPEGNEEIASVRTEGRRLGQVLDDLLDLALAEHAESDLQLTDIGALTAERVASWRPVAEEKGVRLRADGPPAVTAWADPIALSSALDAIIDNALKFTPADEEVRVTVASGSEDVTVAVADGGPGLTDQELERVGDRFWRSSQHQNIQGSGLGLSISQALLAAGGGSLSYARKEPYGLSVTVSVPRHDPKG; encoded by the coding sequence GTGCGTACCCGGCTGCTCCCGCTGCTCATCGTCCTGATGGCGAGTGTCCTGCTCGCCCTCGGCTTCCCGCTCGCCGTCAGCGTGGCCGCCGCCGAACAGCAGCGCGTCGTGATCGACCGCATCGACGACACGGCACGCTTCGCCGCACTCGCCCAGTTCATCACCGAGCGCACCAGCGGCTACGACGAACGGCGCCGTACCCTCCAGACCGAACTGGAAACGTACAACTCGGTGTACGGGATCCGCGCCGGTGTCTTCTACCGTGACGACTCCGCCATGGCGAAGGCCCCGGACACGTGGCGGCTGCCTGTCGAGGGGGAGGGGCGCGCCGCCTTCAGCGAGGCGCTGCTCGGCCGCCGCAGCCACGACCCGCCCCAGGTCTGGCCCTGGCAGAACGGCCGTGTGGTCGTCGCCTCGCCCGTCGTACGCGACGGAGACGTCATCGCCGTCGTCGTCATCGACTCGCCCACCGGCCAGATGCGCGGCGACACGATCCGCGGCTGGCTGCTCATCGCGGCGGGCGAGGCGGTCGCGATGCTGGTCGCCGTCGGCGCCGCGATCCGGCTCACCGGCTGGGTCCTGCTGCCCGTCGAGACCCTGGACGCCGCGGCCCACGACATCGCCAGCGGCCGCATGCGCTCCCGGGTCGCCGCATCCGGCGGGCCCCCGGAACTCAGGCGGCTGGCCCGCTCGTTCAACGAGATGGCCGACAACGTCGAGGACGTCCTGGAGCAGCAGCGCGCCTTCGTCGCCGACGCCTCCCACCAGTTGCGCAACCCACTGGCCGCCCTGCTGCTGCGCATCGAACTGCTCGCCCTCGAACTGCCGGAGGGCAACGAGGAGATCGCCTCCGTGCGCACCGAGGGCCGCCGCCTCGGCCAGGTCCTGGACGACCTGCTCGACCTCGCGCTCGCCGAGCACGCCGAGAGCGACCTCCAGCTCACGGACATCGGCGCCCTCACCGCCGAACGCGTCGCGTCCTGGCGGCCGGTGGCCGAGGAGAAGGGCGTACGGCTCCGGGCCGACGGACCGCCCGCCGTCACGGCCTGGGCGGACCCCATCGCCCTGTCCAGCGCGCTCGACGCCATCATCGACAACGCCCTCAAATTCACGCCCGCCGACGAGGAGGTCCGCGTCACCGTCGCCTCCGGCAGCGAGGACGTCACGGTGGCCGTCGCCGACGGCGGGCCCGGCCTCACCGACCAGGAGCTGGAACGGGTCGGCGACCGCTTCTGGCGCAGCTCCCAGCACCAGAACATCCAGGGCTCGGGCCTCGGCCTCTCCATCTCGCAGGCGCTCCTCGCGGCGGGCGGCGGCTCCCTCTCGTACGCGCGCAAGGAGCCGTACGGGCTCAGCGTCACGGTCTCCGTGCCGCGCCACGACCCCAAGGGCTGA
- a CDS encoding TAXI family TRAP transporter solute-binding subunit, with the protein MLPALSRIGRRRSLRAGAALAVVLGLLLWWLLPLGDPAPTGTLSFSTGVRSGVYQRYGERLKGALAKDLPDVSINLQTSEGSQQNLARVAAGKADFTIATTDAVATYLRARKPGYERLRGCVRLYDDYIQLVVKRDSDIDSVADLRGRTVAVGQAGSGVKLVADRLMTAAGLDPVNDVTPLPVGIDTMPKLLEEGRIDAFFWSGGLPTTAVTDLSERFAIRLVPLEEPLIKQLQSAGGSTRYYRSAVMPADAYRNAQQGQAVPTVAVANVLVTTDRTDAAMTEAFTRTVIDSRDRIGREVHAAQLVDLRTAIYTDPLPLHEGAKRYYRSVKP; encoded by the coding sequence ATGCTCCCGGCCCTGTCCCGAATCGGCCGGCGTCGCTCCCTGCGGGCGGGCGCCGCCCTCGCCGTCGTGCTCGGACTGCTGCTCTGGTGGCTGCTCCCGCTCGGCGACCCGGCGCCCACCGGCACCCTGTCGTTCAGTACGGGGGTGCGCAGCGGCGTCTACCAGCGCTATGGGGAGCGGCTGAAGGGGGCCCTGGCCAAGGATCTGCCCGATGTGTCGATAAATCTCCAGACCAGCGAGGGCTCGCAGCAGAACCTGGCCAGGGTCGCGGCGGGCAAGGCGGACTTCACCATCGCCACCACCGATGCCGTCGCCACCTATCTGCGCGCCCGGAAGCCCGGCTACGAGCGGCTGCGCGGCTGTGTCCGGCTGTACGACGACTACATACAGCTGGTCGTGAAGCGGGACTCGGACATCGACAGCGTGGCGGATCTGCGCGGCCGTACGGTCGCCGTGGGCCAGGCGGGGTCGGGGGTGAAGCTGGTCGCGGATCGGCTGATGACGGCCGCGGGTCTCGATCCGGTCAATGACGTGACGCCGTTGCCGGTGGGCATCGACACGATGCCGAAGCTGCTGGAGGAGGGCAGGATCGACGCGTTCTTCTGGTCGGGCGGGCTGCCCACGACGGCGGTGACCGATCTGTCGGAGCGGTTCGCGATCCGGCTGGTTCCGCTGGAGGAGCCGCTGATCAAGCAGCTCCAGTCGGCGGGCGGTTCCACCCGCTACTACCGGTCGGCCGTGATGCCCGCCGACGCGTACCGCAACGCGCAGCAGGGCCAGGCCGTACCCACGGTGGCGGTCGCCAATGTGCTGGTCACCACGGACCGCACGGACGCGGCGATGACCGAGGCGTTCACGCGGACCGTGATCGACAGCCGCGACCGCATCGGGCGCGAGGTGCACGCGGCGCAGCTGGTGGACCTGCGGACGGCCATCTACACCGATCCGCTCCCGCTGCACGAAGGGGCGAAGCGCTACTACCGCTCGGTCAAGCCGTAG
- the miaB gene encoding tRNA (N6-isopentenyl adenosine(37)-C2)-methylthiotransferase MiaB — protein sequence MSSGNRSEAVDVRKSYEVRTYGCQMNVHDSERLSGLLEDAGYVRAPEGSDGDADVVVFNTCAVRENADNKLYGNLGRLAPMKTKRPGMQIAVGGCLAQKDRDTIVQRAPWVDVVFGTHNIGKLPVLLERARVQEEAQVEIAESLEAFPSTLPTRRESAYAAWVSISVGCNNTCTFCIVPALRGKEKDRRTGDILAEIEALVAEGVSEITLLGQNVNAYGSDIGDREAFSKLLRACGKIEGLERVRFTSPHPRDFTDDVIAAMAETPNVMPQLHMPMQSGSDRVLKAMRRSYRQERFLGIIEKVRAAMPDAAISTDIIVGFPGETEEDFEQTMHAVREARFANAFTFQYSKRPGTPAADMEGQIPKEVVQERYMRLSALQEDISWEENKKQVGRTLDVMVAEGEGRKDGATHRLSGRAPDNRLVHFTKPDQDVRPGDVVTVEITYAAPHHLLAEGTPAAVRRTRSGDAWEKRNAAAAAKPAGVMLGLPGIGAPAPLPATAAPGCGCD from the coding sequence ATGAGCAGCGGCAACCGGAGCGAAGCAGTGGACGTCAGAAAAAGCTATGAGGTGCGCACCTACGGGTGCCAGATGAACGTCCACGACTCCGAGCGCTTGTCGGGGCTCCTGGAGGACGCCGGCTACGTGCGCGCGCCCGAGGGCTCCGACGGCGACGCCGACGTCGTCGTCTTCAACACCTGCGCGGTCCGTGAGAACGCCGACAACAAGCTCTACGGCAACCTCGGCCGGCTCGCCCCGATGAAGACCAAGCGCCCCGGCATGCAGATCGCCGTCGGCGGCTGCCTCGCCCAGAAGGACCGGGACACCATCGTCCAGCGGGCGCCCTGGGTCGACGTCGTCTTCGGCACGCACAACATCGGCAAGCTCCCCGTGCTGCTGGAGCGCGCCCGCGTCCAGGAGGAGGCGCAGGTCGAGATCGCCGAATCCCTGGAAGCCTTCCCCTCCACGCTGCCCACCCGCCGCGAGTCCGCGTACGCCGCCTGGGTCTCCATCTCCGTGGGCTGCAACAACACCTGCACGTTCTGCATCGTTCCGGCCCTGCGCGGCAAGGAGAAGGACCGCCGCACCGGCGACATCCTCGCCGAGATCGAGGCCCTGGTCGCCGAGGGCGTCTCCGAGATCACCCTGCTCGGCCAGAACGTCAACGCGTACGGCTCCGACATCGGCGACCGCGAGGCGTTCTCCAAGCTGCTGCGCGCCTGCGGGAAGATCGAGGGCCTGGAACGCGTCCGCTTCACCTCGCCGCACCCGCGCGACTTCACCGACGACGTCATCGCCGCCATGGCCGAGACGCCGAACGTGATGCCGCAGCTGCACATGCCGATGCAGTCCGGTTCGGACCGGGTCCTCAAGGCGATGCGCCGCTCCTACCGGCAGGAACGCTTCCTCGGGATCATCGAGAAGGTGCGGGCCGCGATGCCCGACGCCGCGATCTCCACCGACATCATCGTCGGCTTCCCCGGCGAGACCGAGGAGGACTTCGAGCAGACGATGCACGCGGTCCGCGAGGCGCGCTTCGCGAACGCCTTCACCTTCCAGTACTCCAAGCGTCCCGGCACCCCCGCCGCCGACATGGAGGGGCAGATCCCCAAGGAGGTCGTCCAGGAGCGTTACATGCGCCTCTCCGCCCTCCAGGAGGACATCTCCTGGGAGGAGAACAAGAAGCAGGTCGGCCGCACCCTGGACGTCATGGTCGCCGAGGGCGAGGGCCGCAAGGACGGCGCCACCCACCGGCTGTCCGGCCGCGCCCCCGACAACCGCCTGGTCCACTTCACCAAGCCGGACCAGGACGTCCGCCCCGGCGACGTGGTGACCGTCGAGATCACCTACGCAGCCCCGCACCACCTGCTCGCCGAGGGCACCCCGGCCGCCGTGCGCCGGACCCGCTCCGGCGACGCCTGGGAGAAGCGGAACGCCGCCGCGGCCGCCAAGCCGGCCGGCGTCATGCTGGGCCTGCCCGGCATCGGTGCCCCGGCGCCGCTGCCCGCGACGGCGGCCCCTGGCTGCGGCTGCGACTGA
- a CDS encoding class III extradiol dioxygenase subunit B-like domain-containing protein: MLVAAAVCPCPPLLVPDVAAGAAPELDAARTACTDALGVLAASRPDLLVVIGPAGPDGRGSHPEGAVGGFREFGVDREVRLGRDRGSRDARPLPPSLAVGAWLLARTGWADAPVEGLGIAESLEAARCTETGRELARRADRVALLVMGDGSACRTVKAPGYLDERAAAFDAEAARALGAADTKALTVLDEALAYELKAAGRAPWQVLAGAAEGAGLAGRLLYEDAPYGVGYLVATWA; encoded by the coding sequence ATGCTTGTCGCCGCCGCTGTCTGCCCCTGTCCGCCGCTGCTCGTCCCCGACGTGGCCGCCGGTGCCGCACCCGAGCTGGACGCCGCCCGGACGGCGTGCACCGACGCCCTGGGCGTCCTCGCCGCCTCCCGGCCCGACCTGCTCGTGGTGATCGGCCCGGCCGGGCCCGATGGGCGCGGCAGCCACCCCGAGGGCGCCGTCGGCGGCTTCCGGGAATTCGGCGTCGACCGGGAGGTCCGGCTCGGCCGGGACCGGGGATCGCGCGACGCCCGCCCCCTCCCGCCCTCGCTCGCGGTGGGCGCCTGGCTCCTCGCCCGTACGGGATGGGCCGACGCCCCCGTCGAGGGCCTGGGCATCGCGGAGTCGCTGGAGGCCGCGCGCTGCACGGAGACCGGGCGGGAGCTGGCCCGCCGGGCGGACCGGGTCGCCCTGCTGGTGATGGGCGACGGCAGCGCCTGCCGCACGGTGAAGGCCCCGGGCTATCTGGACGAGCGCGCGGCGGCGTTCGACGCGGAGGCCGCGCGGGCCCTGGGCGCCGCCGACACGAAGGCGCTGACCGTGCTGGACGAGGCACTCGCGTACGAGCTGAAGGCCGCGGGGCGCGCGCCCTGGCAGGTGCTGGCGGGCGCGGCCGAGGGGGCCGGTCTGGCCGGCCGGCTGCTGTACGAGGACGCGCCGTACGGCGTGGGCTATCTGGTCGCCACCTGGGCCTGA
- a CDS encoding antitoxin, with product MGFMDNVKAKLAPAKEKVSDLAQQHGDKIDQGLEKAARTVDEKTKGKYSDKIVTGRQKAKDAVDKLANKDGGTPPTPPPAA from the coding sequence ATGGGCTTCATGGACAATGTGAAGGCGAAGCTGGCCCCGGCCAAGGAGAAGGTCAGCGACCTCGCGCAGCAGCATGGGGACAAGATCGACCAAGGGCTTGAGAAGGCGGCCCGGACGGTGGACGAGAAGACCAAGGGCAAATACAGCGACAAGATCGTGACGGGCCGGCAGAAGGCCAAGGACGCGGTGGACAAGCTGGCGAACAAGGACGGCGGCACGCCTCCGACGCCCCCGCCGGCAGCCTGA
- the miaA gene encoding tRNA (adenosine(37)-N6)-dimethylallyltransferase MiaA: protein MTSSAPAPRVITVVGPTAAGKSDLGVYLAQQLGGEVINADSMQLYRGMDIGTAKLTLAERAAVPHRLLDIWDVTETASVAEYQRLARAEIDRLLAEDRTPILVGGSGLYVKGAIDALEFPGTDPGVRAALEAELDAHGSGALHARLAAADPEAGRAILPSNGRRIVRALEVIEITGKPFTANLPGDDAVYDAVQIGVDVERPELDERIALRVDRMWDAGLVDEVRTLEAQGLREGRTASRALGYQQVLSALAGECTEDQARAETVRATKRFARRQDSWFRRDPRVQWLSGAVQHRGELPSQALALVERAVTA from the coding sequence GTGACAAGCTCAGCTCCCGCACCTCGGGTCATCACCGTCGTCGGTCCCACCGCAGCAGGTAAGTCCGACCTGGGGGTGTACCTCGCCCAGCAGCTCGGAGGCGAAGTCATCAACGCCGACTCCATGCAGCTCTACCGGGGGATGGACATCGGCACCGCCAAGCTGACGCTCGCCGAGCGCGCCGCCGTACCGCACCGGCTGCTGGACATCTGGGACGTCACCGAGACCGCCAGCGTCGCCGAGTACCAGCGCCTCGCCCGCGCCGAGATCGACCGGCTCCTCGCCGAGGACCGCACCCCGATCCTGGTCGGCGGCTCCGGCCTGTACGTGAAGGGCGCGATCGACGCCCTGGAGTTCCCCGGCACGGACCCCGGCGTCCGGGCCGCGCTGGAGGCGGAGCTGGACGCACACGGCTCCGGAGCACTGCATGCCCGGCTCGCCGCCGCCGACCCCGAGGCCGGCCGCGCGATCCTCCCGAGCAACGGCCGCCGCATCGTCCGCGCCCTGGAGGTCATCGAGATCACCGGCAAGCCGTTCACCGCGAACCTCCCCGGCGACGACGCCGTCTACGACGCCGTCCAGATCGGCGTCGACGTGGAGCGCCCCGAACTCGACGAGCGCATCGCCCTGCGCGTCGACCGCATGTGGGACGCGGGCCTCGTGGACGAGGTGCGCACCCTGGAGGCGCAGGGGCTGCGCGAAGGGCGTACCGCCTCGCGGGCCCTCGGCTACCAGCAGGTGCTGTCCGCGCTCGCCGGCGAGTGCACCGAGGACCAGGCGCGCGCCGAAACCGTGCGCGCCACCAAACGCTTCGCGCGCCGTCAGGACTCCTGGTTCCGCCGCGACCCGCGCGTCCAATGGCTCAGTGGTGCCGTGCAGCACCGCGGGGAACTCCCCAGCCAGGCGCTGGCGTTGGTCGAACGAGCGGTTACAGCCTGA
- the dapF gene encoding diaminopimelate epimerase translates to MTTSQIAFLKGHGTENDFVIVPDPDNALDLPASVVARLCDRRAGIGGDGLLHVVRSAAHPEAKAMAEDAEWFMDYRNSDGSVAEMCGNGVRVFARYLQRAGLVEPGDLAVATRGGVKKVHLAKNGDVTVSMGRALLPADGVTVTVGGRAWDARNVNMGNPHAVAFVDDLDHAGDLLTEPAFAPAAVYPEGVNIEFVVDRGPRHVAMRVHERGSGETRSCGTGACAVAVAAARRDQTDPARTGEPVTYTVDLPGGSLAITEHPDGGIDMTGPAVIVAEGMIDPAWLETPNG, encoded by the coding sequence GTGACCACCTCGCAGATCGCCTTCCTCAAGGGCCACGGCACCGAGAACGACTTCGTGATCGTTCCCGACCCGGACAACGCCCTCGACCTGCCCGCCTCCGTCGTCGCCCGGCTCTGCGACCGCCGCGCGGGCATCGGCGGCGACGGCCTGCTGCACGTCGTGCGCTCCGCCGCGCACCCCGAGGCCAAGGCGATGGCCGAGGACGCCGAGTGGTTCATGGACTACCGCAACTCCGACGGCTCGGTCGCCGAGATGTGCGGCAACGGCGTACGGGTCTTCGCCCGCTACCTCCAGCGCGCCGGTCTGGTCGAGCCGGGCGACCTCGCCGTCGCCACCCGGGGCGGCGTCAAGAAGGTCCACCTCGCCAAGAACGGCGACGTCACCGTCTCCATGGGGCGCGCCCTGCTCCCCGCCGACGGCGTCACCGTCACCGTGGGCGGCCGGGCCTGGGACGCCCGCAACGTCAACATGGGCAATCCGCACGCCGTCGCCTTCGTGGACGACCTGGACCACGCCGGTGATCTGCTCACCGAGCCCGCCTTCGCCCCGGCCGCCGTCTACCCCGAGGGCGTCAACATCGAGTTCGTCGTGGACCGGGGCCCCCGCCACGTCGCCATGCGGGTGCACGAGCGCGGCTCCGGCGAGACCCGCTCCTGCGGCACCGGCGCCTGCGCGGTGGCCGTCGCGGCCGCCCGCCGGGACCAGACCGACCCCGCGCGGACCGGCGAGCCCGTCACGTACACCGTCGACCTCCCCGGCGGCAGCCTCGCCATCACGGAGCACCCGGACGGCGGGATCGACATGACCGGACCGGCCGTCATCGTCGCCGAAGGCATGATCGATCCGGCCTGGCTCGAAACGCCGAACGGCTAA
- a CDS encoding RelA/SpoT family protein produces MSAEATSPGAPIRRRGRPRIDLRRLGRAALFGPVSRDRLPDAIAHVAEVHRFHHPDADLSVLQRAYLLAETSHRGQMRKSGEPFITHPLAVTLILAELGAETTTLTASLLHDTVEDTEVTLDQVREEFGEEVCYLVDGVTKLEKVDYGAAAEPETFRKMLVATGDDVRVMSIKLADRLHNMRTLGVMRPEKQARIAKVTRDVLIPLAERLGVQALKTELEDLVFAILHPEEYARTDALITEAADGPDPLGATAGNVASVLREAGISAEVLVRPRHFVSVHRVRIKRGELRGSDFGRVLVLVGEDADCYAVLGELHTCFTPVISEFKDFIAAPKFNLYQSLHTAVVGPDGEVAEILIRTHRMHKVAEAGVVALGNPYASEGAPQTAEPADGERADPTRPGWLSRLLQWQQSAPDPDTFWTSLRADLAQDREITVFRTDGGTLGLPAGASCVDAAYAQHGDAAHACIGARVNGRLATLSTVLKDGDTVQPLLAEDAASGPSPDWLDHTRTPAARIAITGWLDAHPQTAETGRPGVPADPGPQPVPAPAPRTARARTATAVTERPDAAVRLAGCCTPVPPDEVTGIPVRGGAAVTVHRLECPAVARMEAVGRTPVAVSWGDEQACRVTLVAESFGRPRLLADLTEAIAGADAAVISATVEPPTEQRVRHTYTLRLPDAAGLPALMRAMREVPGVYDVSRAQHPAGAL; encoded by the coding sequence ATGAGTGCAGAGGCCACCAGCCCAGGTGCTCCCATCCGCAGGCGGGGCCGTCCCCGGATCGACCTCCGCAGGCTCGGCAGAGCCGCGCTCTTCGGTCCGGTCTCCCGCGACCGGCTCCCCGACGCGATCGCGCATGTCGCCGAGGTGCACCGTTTCCATCATCCCGACGCCGACCTCTCGGTCCTGCAACGCGCCTATCTGCTCGCCGAGACCTCTCACCGGGGGCAGATGCGCAAGAGCGGTGAGCCCTTCATCACGCATCCGCTCGCCGTCACCCTGATCCTCGCCGAGCTGGGCGCCGAGACGACCACGCTGACCGCGTCCCTGCTCCACGACACCGTCGAGGACACCGAGGTGACCCTCGACCAGGTGCGGGAGGAGTTCGGCGAGGAGGTCTGCTACCTCGTGGACGGCGTCACCAAACTCGAAAAGGTCGACTACGGGGCCGCCGCCGAACCCGAGACCTTCCGCAAGATGCTCGTCGCCACCGGGGACGACGTGCGCGTCATGTCGATCAAGCTCGCCGACCGGCTGCACAACATGCGCACCCTCGGCGTGATGCGCCCCGAGAAGCAGGCCAGGATCGCCAAGGTCACCCGCGACGTGCTGATCCCCCTCGCCGAACGGCTCGGCGTCCAGGCGCTCAAGACCGAGCTGGAGGACCTGGTCTTCGCCATCCTCCACCCCGAGGAGTACGCGCGCACCGACGCGCTGATCACCGAGGCGGCCGACGGCCCCGACCCGCTCGGCGCCACCGCGGGGAACGTGGCCTCGGTGCTCCGTGAGGCCGGCATCTCCGCGGAGGTCCTGGTCAGGCCCCGCCACTTCGTCTCCGTCCACCGCGTCCGCATCAAACGCGGCGAACTGCGCGGCAGCGACTTCGGACGGGTTCTCGTGCTCGTCGGTGAGGACGCCGACTGCTACGCCGTCCTCGGCGAGCTGCACACCTGCTTCACCCCGGTGATCTCCGAGTTCAAGGACTTCATCGCCGCCCCCAAGTTCAACCTGTACCAGTCGCTGCACACCGCGGTCGTCGGCCCGGACGGCGAGGTCGCCGAGATCCTCATCCGCACGCACCGCATGCACAAGGTCGCCGAGGCCGGCGTCGTCGCCCTCGGCAATCCGTACGCCTCCGAGGGCGCCCCCCAGACCGCCGAACCGGCCGACGGCGAACGCGCCGACCCCACCCGCCCCGGCTGGCTCTCCCGCCTCCTCCAGTGGCAGCAGTCCGCACCCGACCCCGACACCTTCTGGACCAGCCTGCGCGCCGACCTCGCCCAGGACCGCGAGATCACCGTCTTCCGCACGGACGGCGGCACGCTCGGCCTGCCCGCCGGCGCCAGCTGCGTCGACGCGGCCTACGCCCAGCACGGCGACGCCGCCCACGCCTGTATCGGGGCCCGGGTGAACGGCCGGCTGGCCACCCTGAGCACCGTCCTCAAGGACGGCGACACCGTGCAGCCGCTGCTCGCCGAGGACGCCGCCTCCGGCCCCTCGCCGGACTGGCTCGACCACACGCGCACCCCCGCCGCCCGCATCGCCATCACCGGCTGGCTCGACGCCCACCCGCAGACCGCGGAGACCGGCCGGCCCGGTGTGCCGGCCGACCCCGGCCCGCAGCCCGTCCCGGCCCCGGCGCCCCGGACCGCCCGCGCCCGCACCGCGACCGCCGTGACCGAGCGGCCGGACGCCGCGGTACGGCTCGCCGGCTGCTGCACGCCCGTGCCCCCCGACGAGGTCACGGGCATCCCCGTACGCGGCGGCGCCGCCGTCACCGTGCACCGGCTGGAGTGCCCCGCCGTGGCCCGCATGGAGGCGGTCGGGCGGACACCGGTCGCGGTGAGCTGGGGCGACGAGCAGGCGTGCCGGGTGACCCTGGTCGCCGAATCGTTCGGCCGCCCCCGGCTGCTCGCCGACCTCACCGAGGCGATCGCGGGGGCCGACGCCGCGGTGATCTCCGCGACCGTCGAACCGCCGACCGAACAGCGCGTACGGCACACCTACACGCTGCGGCTCCCGGACGCGGCGGGTCTGCCCGCGCTGATGCGCGCCATGCGCGAGGTGCCCGGTGTGTACGACGTGAGCCGCGCCCAGCATCCGGCCGGGGCGCTCTGA